One Marmota flaviventris isolate mMarFla1 chromosome 17, mMarFla1.hap1, whole genome shotgun sequence genomic window, CCTCCCCTTCCTGGCTGCCCAGTGCAGCTCTCAAGAGCTTGCCCTTGGGGGGCGCCCTGGCCAAACCCAGATGGAGGTAGGCCAGTGGCTTGGGGATTCGGGAAGGCAGTTTCTCAGGTCTGTGGTCTCTCCGGGGCCGGATTCTGGGCCTCAGCTTCAGCTTGTAGATGGATGGGATTCTCTGGGGCTTCCGGAGTGTTCTCTTGCCTTTGCCCAGGCATGCCTTGGCTTTGTCAGAACTGGGGGCCTCCAGGCTGGCAGACACAGTCGGGCCTGAGCAGTCCTGCCTTCTTGGAGGTGAGATCTCCCTCATCCTGGTGCCCATGGCACTTGGGTTTGCTCTTGCCCTTGGCTCACTCTCTCTGGCTCCCAGCTCCCCTTTTGGGTTTCCAGGGCCTGTGGTGACAGTTGGCTTAAGGGAGTTGCTAGAGGCTCCCTTCCAGGCTCCCAGATCCACTTTAAGAAGGAGGGGGGGTCCCTGAGCCAGTTCTTGGATGACTTTGTCATAAGGACCTCCAGGCTCAGGCCACTGCCCGCCCAGACTGGGGACATAGACTCCACTACGAGGGATAACTCGAGACCCTGTGCTCTGGGGATGGGCACCCCCCACCTCTAGTAGCTTCATGTTGGCCACAATGTCCTCTTCAAGGCAACAGTAGATGTCTTTCTCTTTGATTCTGCCCAAGGCCAGTGGTGTGTACCTCCCTTCCCACTCCTGTGGGCTCAGGCCCTGGGGTGCTCCCGTCCCTGGAGTGACCTGCTGGTCTCTCTGCCTCGCTTCTACAGAGCAGTCCCCATGTCTGGACCTAGCCAGGTCCCCAGTGACAACCCTTAATGGACTGGGGCCTCTCTCTGGTTCTGCCATGGGACCTCCACTTGCAGTGCCTGGAAAGCTGCTtcctggggtggaggggtgggcaggggacCGCCGGATGGGGATCCTGGTGAGTCCTTTGACAGGGGATTGAGAATGAACAGATGCCGGCTCCCTGAGTTGGGGGGAAGCACCCTCAGCCTTACTCTGAAGTGGCAGCCTGAGGCCTGAGGGCTGGGCTGCGCCAGAGGGACAAGACAGGAGAGAAGGTCTTCTTAGTAATGTCCCTTTGGTAGTGGCCTCTTGGAGTCTCTTGGGGGGAGGGACCCTGGCATGGATTCCCTGGCTGGATTTCTCTTCATGAACCCAAGATGTGGGAGTCCTTCCCCTGGAGAGGTCACTGGGGTATTTGTCCTCTCTCTTCCCTAATGGAGTGCATTGTGGGTCTCGACTCCTATGGGTAGATGAGAATTGGGGGCTGGGTGGACTGCCTCCTGCTGATAGCTGCCTCCGAGATGGGATGAGTAGCCTCTCCTGGGAcctgaaaatgaaaatcacaggCTGGAAGGGGAGATTTATCCAGGCAGGAGGGTCATTGAGTGCAGTCTCCGGGCTCTAGAAAGAATAGCCTCTCCCCGACTGGGACTACATGCTGACTAGACTTCATGCTGAGTGGGACAAATGTGCCTTCTCCCCCATGACTGTCCCAAAGTTCCCCTTATATCAGTCCCTGATGAAGTCTATTCTCCTGGTTCCCTGAATATCAAATAGGAGGAAACCTGTTCCAGGCTTGTGGTGACTTCAGATCCTTTGAGTGATGACCCAGACCAGAGAGGTCTGATAACCAGAGGACACCTGTCTTGAGGGTAGGTTTTAGTCTCAGCTCTACCATGAAGTGGCAGAAGGACCTTGGCTTTGTTCCCTTTCTGGGCCTCAGCACCCTTGTTTATGAAATGGGTGGGCATAGGAAGT contains:
- the Gas2l2 gene encoding GAS2-like protein 2 — its product is MSQQGGYRRRPGTPGLPVRSIRPFKSSEQYLEAMKEDLAEWLRDLYGLDIDAANFLQVLETGLVLCQHANKITEAALAFLAEAPVQAQRIPMPRTGVSCNGAAQPHTFQARDNVSNFIQWCRKEMGIQEVLMFETEDLVLRKNVKNVVLCLLELGRRAWRFGVAAPTLVHLEEEIDEELRQELAVPPPDPPPPAPPKRHPCHFRNLDQMVQSLVSHCTCPVQFSMVKLSEGKYQVGDSNTLIFIRILRNHVMVRVGGGWDTLSHYLDKHDPCRCTSLSHKQGSFLKPPGSLVQHEVRVQEGPSQLQPTMTVSRSQSPQPPPVDWKTYTSSGRRLRPPTSGSPRPCNEQGAGAGDLREMASFLRSQERLLIPSRRQLSAGGSPPSPQFSSTHRSRDPQCTPLGKREDKYPSDLSRGRTPTSWVHEEKSSQGIHARVPPPKRLQEATTKGTLLRRPSLLSCPSGAAQPSGLRLPLQSKAEGASPQLREPASVHSQSPVKGLTRIPIRRSPAHPSTPGSSFPGTASGGPMAEPERGPSPLRVVTGDLARSRHGDCSVEARQRDQQVTPGTGAPQGLSPQEWEGRYTPLALGRIKEKDIYCCLEEDIVANMKLLEVGGAHPQSTGSRVIPRSGVYVPSLGGQWPEPGGPYDKVIQELAQGPPLLLKVDLGAWKGASSNSLKPTVTTGPGNPKGELGARESEPRARANPSAMGTRMREISPPRRQDCSGPTVSASLEAPSSDKAKACLGKGKRTLRKPQRIPSIYKLKLRPRIRPRRDHRPEKLPSRIPKPLAYLHLGLARAPPKGKLLRAALGSQEGEASQMDGALAGKEKKEPVAPKQSSPQPQVRQLNQVPLLPEEESWV